The following proteins come from a genomic window of Nicotiana tomentosiformis chromosome 12, ASM39032v3, whole genome shotgun sequence:
- the LOC104095471 gene encoding cellulose synthase A catalytic subunit 2 [UDP-forming]-like: MDTKGRLIAGSHNRNEFVLINADEVGRVTSVKELSGQICQICGDEIEITVDEEPFVACNECAFPVCRPCYEYERREGNQACPQCKTRYKRIKGSPRVEGDDEEDEFDDLDNEFDPQQTAEAALSARLNFGRGHPNASGTATPSEMDPAALGTEIPLLTYGQEDDTISADKHALIIPPFMSRGKKVHPVSDSSMSLPPRPMDPKKDLAVYGYGSVAWKERMEDWKKKQNDKLQMVKHEGGGYNNDGDELDPDLPKMDEGRQPLSRKMPISSSKLSPYRLMILLRLAILGLFFHYRIMHPVHGAYGLWLVSIICEIWFAVSWIFDQFPKWLPIKRETYLDRLSLRYEKEGKPSELAHIDVFVSTVDPLKEPPLITANTVLSILAVDYPVDKVACYVSDDGAAMLTFEALSETSEFARKWVPFCKKFSIEPRAPEWYFAEKVDYLKNKVNPSFVRERRAMKRDYEEFKVRINGLVSMAQKVPEDGWTMQDGTPWPGNNVRDHPGMIQVFLGHDGVRDIEGKVLPRLVYVSREKRPGFDHHKKAGAMNALMRVSAVISNAPYLLNVDCDHYINNSKALREAMCFMMDPTSGKKICYVQFPQRFDGIDRHDRYSNRNVVFFDINMKGLDGIQGPIYVGTGCVFRRQALYGYDAPKKAKPPGKTCNCWPNWCCFCCKSRKKHKKGKTSKDKKKIKGKDASTQIHALENIEEGIEGIDNEKALLMPQIKLEKKFGQSPVFVASTLLEDGGVPLGATSASLLKEAIHVISCGYEDKTEWGKEVGWIYGSVTEDILTGFKMHCHGWRSVYCMPKRPAFKGSAPINLSDRLHQVLRWALGSVEIFFSRHCPIWYGYGCGLKPLERFSYINSVVYPLTSIPLIAYCTLPAFCLLTGKFIVPELSNYASIVFMALFISIAATTILEIRWGDVGIDDMWRNEQFWVIGGVSSHFFALIQGLLKVLAGVNTNFTVTSKAADDGEFSELYLFKWTSLLIVPMTLLIINIIGVVVGVSDAINNGYDSWGPLFGKLFFALWVIVHLYPFLKGLMGKQSNVPTIIVVWSILLASILSLLWVRINPFVSRDGLVLEVCGLDCE; this comes from the exons ATGGATACTAAAGGGAGGCTTATTGCTGGTTCACATAATAGGAATGAGTTTGTTCTCATCAATGCTGATGAAGTGGGAAGA GTAACTTCTGTAAAAGAATTAAGTGGGCAGATTTGCCAGATTTGTGGAGATGAGATTGAGATTACAGTAGATGAGGAGCCATTTGTTGCTTGCAATGAATGTGCATTCCCTGTTTGCAGACCCTGCTATGAGTATGAAAGGAGAGAGGGGAATCAAGCTTGCCCTCAATGCAAAACACGGTACAAGCGTATCAAAGGAAGTCCTCGAGTTGAAGGGGATGATGAAGAAGATGAATTTGATGATTTGGACAATGAGTTTGACCCTCAACAAACTGCTGAGGCTGCCCTTTCAGCTCGTCTTAACTTTGGTCGGGGCCATCCTAATGCTTCCGGGACTGCTACCCCATCGGAGATGGATCCTGCTGCCCTTGGCACTGAGATCCCTCTTCTTACTTATGGTCAAGAG GATGATACAATTTCAGCTGACAAGCATGCTCTTATTATCCCACCATTTATGAGTCGTGGAAAGAAAGTTCATCCAGTTTCGGATTCTTCCATGTCTT TGCCTCCTCGCCCTATGGATCCTAAGAAAGATCTGGCAGTCTATGGGTATGGTAGTGTTGCATGGAAGGAGAGAATGGAGGATTGGAAGAAAAAACAGAATGATAAATTACAGATGGTTAAGCATGAAGGAGGTGGTTATAACAATGATGGAGATGAGCTGGATCCTGATTTGCCCAA GATGGACGAAGGTAGACAACCACTTTCAAGAAAGATGCCTATTTCCTCTAGCAAGCTAAGCCCATACAGATTAATGATTTTACTTCGACTTGCAATTCTTGGGCTCTTTTTCCACTATAGAATAATGCACCCTGTCCATGGTGCTTATGGATTGTGGCTGGTGTCTATTATATGTGAAATATGGTTTGCCGTATCCTGGATATTCGATCAGTTCCCAAAATGGTTACCTATTAAGCGAGAGACGTACCTAGATAGGCTGTCACTAAG GTATGAGAAAGAAGGGAAGCCTTCTGAGTTAGCCCATATCGACGTTTTTGTTAGTACTGTGGATCCATTAAAAGAGCCTCCACTTATTACTGCAAATACTGTTCTCTCTATTCTTGCTGTGGATTATCCGGTGGACAAGGTCGCATGCTATGTCTCTGATGATGGTGCTGCCATGCTTACTTTTGAGGCACTATCTGAGACATCTGAGTTTGCAAGGAAATGGGTCCCATTCTGCAAGAAATTTAGCATAGAGCCTCGAGCCCCCGAGTGGTATTTTGCTGAGAAGGTTGATTATTTGAAGAACAAAGTAAATCCATCATTTGTGAGGGAACGCCGTGCCATGAAG AGAGACTATGAAGAATTTAAGGTTCGAATAAATGGATTGGTTTCCATGGCACAAAAGGTTCCTGAGGATGGTTGGACCATGCAAGATGGAACCCCTTGGCCGGGGAATAATGTCAGGGATCACCCCGGGATGATCCAG GTCTTCCTGGGTCATGATGGTGTCCGTGATATTGAAGGGAAAGTTCTGCCTCGCCTTGTTTATGTTTCTCGTGAGAAGAGGCCAGGGTTTGATCACCACAAAAAGGCCGGTGCCATGAATGCTTTG ATGCGGGTGTCAGCGGTCATCTCAAATGCTCCTTATTTACTCAACGTGGATTGTGATCACTATATAAATAACAGTAAGGCACTGCGAGAAGCTATGTGCTTTATGATGGACCCCACTTCAGGAAAGAAAATATGCTATGTACAATTTCCTCAAAGATTTGATGGCATTGATCGACATGATAGATACTCAAACCGCAATGTGGTCTTCTTTGAT ATAAATATGAAAGGACTTGATGGGATCCAGGGTCCGATTTATGTGGGAACGGGATGCGTCTTCAGGAGGCAAGCACTTTATGGATATGATGCTCCAAAGAAGGCAAAACCTCCAGGGAAAACGTGCAATTGTTGGCCGAACTGGTGTTGCTTTTGTTGTAAATCTCGAAAGAAGCATAAGAAAGGGAAAACGAGCAAGgataaaaagaagataaaaggcaaggATGCTTCGACTCAGATTCATGCCCTTGAGAATATTGAGGAAGGAATTGAAG GAATAGATAATGAAAAAGCATTACTCATGCCCCAAATAAAACTCGAGAAGAAATTTGGACAATCACCAGTATTTGTTGCTTCAACACTTTTAGAAGATGGCGGTGTTCCTCTAGGAGCAACCTCAGCATCTCTCCTGAAAGAAGCCATCCATGTTATTAGCTGTGGTTATGAAGACAAAACAGAATGGGGTAAAGAG GTTGGATGGATTTATGGATCTGTTACTGAGGATATCTTAACTGGGTTCAAGATGCACTGCCATGGTTGGAGGTCTGTGTACTGCATGCCGAAAAGGCCTGCATTTAAGGGGTCAGCTCCTATCAATCTTTCAGATCGTCTGCATCAGGTTCTGCGGTGGGCCTTGGGATCTGTTGAGATTTTCTTTAGTAGACATTGTCCCATTTGGTATGGATATGGGTGTGGTCTGAAACCATTGGAGCGGTTTTCATACATAAATTCAGTTGTCTATCCATTGACTTCCATCCCTCTGATTGCATATTGTACATTGCCAGCATTCTGTTTGCTTACTGGGAAATTCATCGTTCCAGAG CTTAGCAACTATGCCAGCATTGTGTTCATGGCACTTTTTATATCAATTGCTGCGACCACTATTCTGGAGATACGGTGGGGAGATGTTGGCATAGATGACATGTGGAGAAATGAGCAATTCTGGGTTATTGGTGGTGTCTCGTCCCACTTTTTTGCTCTTATACAAGGTCTTCTTAAAGTTTTGGCTGGTGTCAACACAAACTTCACTGTCACATCAAAAGCAGCAGATGACGGGGAGTTTTCTGAGCTTTACCTCTTCAAGTGGACATCCTTGTTGATTGTTCCGATGACCTTGTTAATTATCAACATCATAGGAGTTGTAGTTGGAGTTTCAGATGCAATCAACAACGGATATGATTCGTGGGGTCCTTTATTCGGCAAGCTTTTCTTCGCCTTATGGGTCATTGTTCATTTGTACCCCTTCCTCAAAGGTTTGATGGGGAAACAAAGCAATGTTCCAACTATCATCGTTGTGTGGTCTATCCTTCTAGCTTCTATCCTTTCGTTGTTGTGGGTCCGAATCAATCCATTCGTGTCAAGAGATGGACTCGTGTTAGAAGTATGTGGGTTGGATTGCGAGTAA